A region of Lycium barbarum isolate Lr01 chromosome 3, ASM1917538v2, whole genome shotgun sequence DNA encodes the following proteins:
- the LOC132633648 gene encoding uncharacterized protein LOC132633648, translating to MAEDKVASLSTEVSESEKKLAVKMQELNRKLIIDEIFVRIPRSPSNFKLGPCFKNVFPRELSLHYPLTEGEKLLLHSAEPDRSKGKTLRSWPNVSRTWIDWVDRVEKAKWEVWRSADIYDAIQLSKHNFPMDKNLLNAALCYWSISTNSFHFRFGMMGPTVLDIVALTGLRPHGEEVSVPLGVARDFPEYGKIKECMTYCKFLDVSMGAMAVTEEEHISFLVMWLCKYLFCNYSVTMIEQCTKLAFALATGRKLALAPFVLSNLYHGCTDIVTGDFDDARGPFWILQLWLQAYFPEHQPLTSGDGNPPTYGYALADSVLIPKTFNQYFLFFNKCSSRTAAQFTPFSSRKSGPEWFKRSLDPHFQKLNRTELKDIWASYLIARDIPYSIRLDESLKCKCAVEHYSPNQFARQFGMTQAIPLFQYAANIEEAESRFSELKREFSFVPFNVNPSSTEWFDSWWSTYINNREKTVTATDVLRKISLYVTPLGQSERQEVSARRSNGIKGNSQSAGKFGRNTKRKYKGYNIPPRSCIQQDESRQQWNSYEAAETIATRRTTCKKMKTSAMKMLLPRTTSTVPFASAFPTCCAPTDEDGSKDDEQVSADEDGIKADEQVSADEDGIKADEQVSADDTLISASSSTSSSTSEKEGEKCTVSPSLAETGTKASDVSEPPDYPVKFDNLEDLFARVSGQIKRAQSVSFPTDQSSPIYDSISATQKSTPSAETLAKAKGDIERLLIMPSQELLLPENCSKLNEALSIYAASPDLSVEKALAFEKLKVNLPHLSSTYHRAKKDKEDYYKKAAKKVLLVDELMEGQERYANLKDYSDKLERRTDSIRKQISKLKASLKDAKTKRKAIQEQKLNLAKKCFEKSNALDEMEAEFPVIDEMKELADSNIVRVEESLTDLKSKII from the exons ATGGCCGAAGATAAAGTTGCAAGCTTAAGTACGGAAGTGTCCGAGTCAGAGAAAAAGCTGGCTGTGAAAATGCAAGAGTTGAACAGAAAGTTGATCATTGACGAGATATTTGTTCGTATTCCTCGATCGCCCTCTAATTTTAAATTAGGCCCGTGTTTTAAGAACGTGTTCCCTCGGGAGCTTTCTCTTCATTACCCCTTAACTGAAGGAGAAAAGCTACTTCTACACTCCGCGGAACCGGATAGGTCCAAAGGTAAGACTCTGAGATCATGGCCTAATGTAAGTCGAACGTGGATTGATTGGGTAGATCGAGTCGAAAAGGCAAAATGGGAAGTATGGAGATCGGCTGATATATACGATGCAATTCAGTTGTCGAAACACAATTTCCCCATGGACAAAAATCTTCTTAATGCTGCCTTGTGCTATTGGTCGATCTCCACGAACTCGTTCCACTTCAGGTTTGGTATGATGGGGCCCACGGTACTAGATATCGTTGCTTTGACAGGACTTAGGCCGCATGGCGAGGAGGTTAGTGTCCCTCTCGGGGTGGCTCGGGATTTTCCGGAGTACGGGAAAATTAAAGAATGCATGACTTACTGCAAATTTCTGGATGTGTCGATGGGTGCCATGGCTGTGACAGAGGAAGAACATATATCGTTTCTCGTTATGTGGCTTTGCAAATATCTCTTTTGTAATTATTCGGTAACCATGATCGAGCAATGTACAAAACTTGCTTTTGCTCTTGCTACGGGTAGAAAGCTCGCTTTGGCACCTTTTGTCTTGTCGAATTTATATCATGGCTGCACCGACATCGTTACTGGCGACTTTGACGATGCGCGGGGTCCATTCTGGATCTTGCAGCTCTGGCTACAAGCTTACTTTCCGGAACATCAACCTTTAACCTCGGGTGACGGTAATCCTCCCACCTATGGTTACGCCTTGGCTGACAGTGTTTTGATACCTAAAACGTTCAACCAATACTTTCTGTTCTTCAATAAATGCTCGTCTAGAACAGCAGCCCAATTCACTCCATTTTCTTCGAGGAAATCTGGACCTGAATGGTTTAAGAGGTCACTTGATCCTCACTTCCAAAAACTTAATAGGACTGAGTTAAAAGACATTTGGGCTAGCTACCTTATTGCTCGAGACATCCCTTACAGTATCCGTCTGGACGAGTCTTTGAAGTGCAAATGCGCGGTAGAACATTATTCTCCGAATCAGTTCGCTCGACAATTTGGCATGACACAGGCTATCCCCCTTTTCCAGTATGCAGCTAACATTGAAGAAGCTGAATCAAGGTTTTCCGAATTAAAAAGGGAGTTCTCATTTGTTCCATTTAATGTTAATCCGAGCTCTACTGAGTGGTTTGATTCCTGGTGGTCAACTTATATCAACAATCGGGAGAAAACTGTTACTGCTACTGATGTCCTCAGGAAGATCTCACTGTATGTTACCCCTCTCGGTCAATCTGAAAGGCAAGAAGTTTCTGCTCGCAGGTCCAATGGTATTAAAGGAAATTCTCAGTCTGCAGGAAAATTTGGCCGGAATACGAAGAGGAAATATAAAG GGTATAATATTCCACCACGATCGTGTATACAGCAAGATGAGTCCAGACAACAATGGAACTCATATGAGGCAGCTGAAACGATAGCTACAAGAAGAACAACATGCAAG AAGATGAAGACTTCCGCAATGAAAATGCTGCTACCAAGGACAACTTCTACCGTACCTTTTGCATCGGCCTTCCCTACATGTTGTGCTCCCACTGATGAAGACGGCAGCAAGGACGACGAACAAGTTTCTGCTGATGAAGACGGGATCAAGGCCGATGAGCAAGTTTCTGCTGATGAAGACGGGATCAAAGCCGACGAGCAAGTTTCTGCTGATGATACATTAATCTCCGCCTCTTCCTCTACCTCATCCTCCACTTCCGAAAAA GAAGGCGAAAAATGTACAGTTTCCCCATCATTGGCTGAGACCGGAACCAAGGCATCTGATGTTAGTGAACCACCTGACTATCCTGTGAAATTTGATAATCTAGAAGACTTATTTGCTCGAGTTAGTGGACAAATTAAACGAGCACAATCCGTCAGCTTTCCTACTGATCAATCTTCTCCCATATACGACAGTATATCTGCCACGCAAAAGTCTACACCATCAGCAGAAACACTTGCCAAAGCGAAAGGTGATATTGAGAGATTACTAATCATGCCTTCTCAAGAATTGCTTCTACCCGAAAACTGTTCAAAGTTGAATGAAGCACTATCAATATATGCTGCATCACCGGATTTATCTGTTGAGAAAGCGCTTGCATTTGAGAAACTCAAAGTGAACCTTCCACACCTTTCCTCGACGTACCATAGAGCTAAGAAGGACAAAGAGGATTATTACAAAAAGGCTGCCAAGAAAGTGCTCCTCGTCGACGAGCTCATGGAAGGTCAGGAACGATACGCCAACCTCAAAGACTACAGTGACAAGCTTGAACGTAGAACAGATTCCATCAGAAAACAAATCAGCAAGTTGAAGGCAAGCTTGAAGGACGCAAAGACAAAACGTAAAGCAATCCAGGAGCAAAAATTGAATTTGGCTAAGAAGTGTTTTGAAAAGTCTAATGCTCTTGATGAAATGGAAGCTGAGTTTCCTGTCATAGATGAGATGAAGGAGCTAGCCGATTCTAACATTGTACGAGTGGAAGAAAGCTTGACAGACTTGAAGAGTAAGATAATTTAA